From one Gossypium hirsutum isolate 1008001.06 chromosome D08, Gossypium_hirsutum_v2.1, whole genome shotgun sequence genomic stretch:
- the LOC107906863 gene encoding uncharacterized protein, with translation MPYYVKFMKDILSRKGRLGEFERVALTEWCTAMLTNKLRPKLKDLESLTIPCSIGNQYVGNALCDLRESINLLPMSVPKKLGIGEAIPTTVTLQLADRSYAHLEGKIKDVPVRVDKFIFPTNFTVLDCEADKDVFIILGRAFLATGRTMIDFQKGELTIKVDDEQITFHVFQALKCADRIKECHAVSLLDYVVEVEFGKKIP, from the coding sequence ATGCCCTACTATGTCAAGTTTATGAAAGACATACTTTCTAGGAAGGGACGATTGGGAGAATTTGAAAGAGTTGCACTCACTGAATGGTGCACTGCTATGCTGACAAATAAATTGCGTCCAAAGTTGAAGGACCTAGAAAGCTTAACAATACCTTGCTCAATTGGTAACCAATATGTTGGGAACGCCCTGTGTGATTTAAGAGAAAGCATAAATCTTCTGCCTATGTCTGTGCCTAAAAAGCTGGGAATTGGTGAAGCAATACCCACCACTGTGACCTTGCAATTAGCAGATCGATCATATGCACACCTAGAAGGTAAAATTAAGGATGTCCCAGTAAGggtagataaattcatttttcctaCTAATTTCACAGTGTTAGACTGTGAAGCTGACAAAGATGTGTTTATTATTCTAGGTAGAGCTTTTCTTGCAACAGGTAGGACTATGATTGACTTCCAAAAGGGCGAATTAACTATAAAGGTGGATGATGAACAAATCACTTTTCATGTTTTCCAGGCTCTAAAATGTGCTGATCGTATAAAAGAGTGTCATGCTGTCAGTTTGTTAGACTATGTTGTGGAAGTGGAATTTGGTAAAAAAATACCATGA